Proteins encoded by one window of Streptomyces sp. NBC_01571:
- a CDS encoding MerR family transcriptional regulator has protein sequence MTADDSYGRLDDDDYPAYTMGRAAEMLGTTQGFLRAIGEARLITPLRSAGGHRRYSRYQLRIAARARELVDQGTPIEAACRIVILEDQLEEAQRINAEHRRAAELSNPTAAA, from the coding sequence ATGACAGCAGACGACTCGTACGGCCGTCTCGACGACGACGACTACCCCGCTTACACGATGGGCCGGGCCGCCGAGATGCTCGGCACCACCCAGGGCTTCCTCCGCGCCATCGGCGAAGCCCGCCTCATCACCCCGCTGCGCTCCGCCGGCGGACACCGCCGCTACTCCCGCTACCAACTGCGCATCGCCGCCCGCGCCCGCGAACTCGTCGACCAGGGCACACCGATCGAGGCCGCCTGCCGCATCGTCATCCTCGAAGACCAGCTCGAGGAAGCCCAGCGCATCAACGCCGAACACCGCCGCGCCGCCGAATTGTCGAACCCAACAGCCGCGGCTTGA
- a CDS encoding DUF6292 family protein, with the protein MASEPSPQMSAELARRAGHYAAAVAECLLEADLPVTGIQSCGPWRDTDGEYLDVEAGISFTQAFQDRHGGGDCGLHWAGTSGWCLYTADKEDRYLSGVRWPGAGLLPEPRLVTAFVDAFRLDPGGAGSGEQPSYRQEGHDFPTLLDSLAPYLPAQPYLFEEPQIRFADLHRCAYENRVRRALVSRASDPLTHLYLRQGELTALLHMLEYTESTNPSALNRLLAADLSARAGRPPEAAETHKRALQEADHRRRQEP; encoded by the coding sequence GTGGCCAGCGAACCGAGCCCCCAGATGTCAGCTGAGCTCGCGAGGCGGGCGGGCCACTACGCCGCTGCTGTCGCCGAGTGCCTCCTGGAAGCGGATCTGCCGGTGACCGGGATTCAGAGTTGCGGTCCCTGGCGCGACACGGACGGCGAGTACCTCGACGTCGAGGCCGGCATCTCGTTCACGCAGGCATTCCAGGACCGGCATGGCGGGGGCGACTGCGGGCTCCACTGGGCGGGCACGTCCGGCTGGTGTCTCTACACGGCCGACAAAGAGGACCGGTACCTGTCCGGTGTCCGGTGGCCCGGAGCCGGCCTGCTTCCCGAGCCCCGGCTCGTCACGGCCTTCGTCGACGCTTTCCGTCTCGACCCGGGCGGGGCCGGCAGCGGCGAACAGCCGTCCTACCGACAGGAGGGCCACGACTTCCCCACGCTGCTGGACAGCCTGGCCCCCTACCTTCCCGCCCAGCCCTACCTGTTCGAGGAACCCCAGATCCGCTTCGCCGACCTGCACAGGTGCGCCTACGAAAACCGCGTGCGCCGGGCGCTCGTCTCCCGCGCCTCCGACCCCCTGACCCACCTGTACCTCCGCCAGGGCGAGCTCACAGCCCTCCTGCACATGCTCGAGTACACCGAAAGCACCAACCCCAGTGCTCTCAACAGACTGCTGGCCGCCGACCTCAGCGCCCGCGCAGGCCGGCCCCCTGAAGCCGCAGAAACACACAAGAGGGCCCTCCAGGAAGCGGACCACCGCCGCCGACAAGAACCATGA
- a CDS encoding MFS transporter, whose protein sequence is MLGVAGAGKVRPGETGLLAQLRRPPGGRDARIMLLAQLLDRTGTGVWAASSVLYFTFVAGLDAGQLGLLLGVAGVAGIAGSPLAGHLADRFQVRTLLIVSHLLRLVTLCALLFAHGLGPLLAVVALTSLGDRAAKTLEMLFATRVAGERRTTYQALFRSVANAGYAVGAGIAALGLAVATRSAYQALIIANALSFLAAAVLVARTREPHGHGRVVQRTDGAGAAEPAAVAASPWRDPGYLRFVLLDTVMSLDDSILNVGLPLWLVHNTAAPHAVVPAFLVINTGLVVALQLRVSARVEEPRQAARAVGLYGLALLACCAVLAAAGGGAWTASAALLVAAMLVTGAELIRSVSSWELAVSLAPPHARASYLGVAGMAQSVQKSAGPLLLTGAVMTAGPAGWLVLGATVAGLSVVQRRTALRRLDLLHPEPVPADRTGRANLPVG, encoded by the coding sequence ATGCTGGGCGTCGCAGGGGCCGGGAAGGTTCGACCGGGGGAAACGGGCCTCCTGGCCCAGTTGCGGCGGCCGCCCGGCGGCCGGGACGCACGGATCATGCTGCTCGCCCAGCTCCTGGACCGCACCGGAACCGGTGTGTGGGCCGCCTCCTCGGTGCTCTACTTCACCTTCGTCGCCGGACTCGACGCCGGGCAGCTGGGCCTGCTGCTCGGCGTGGCCGGAGTCGCCGGCATCGCCGGATCCCCCCTCGCCGGCCACCTCGCCGACCGGTTCCAGGTCCGCACGCTTCTCATCGTCAGCCACCTGCTACGGCTGGTCACGCTCTGCGCACTGCTCTTCGCGCACGGCCTCGGCCCGCTGCTGGCGGTCGTCGCCCTCACCTCGCTCGGCGACCGGGCCGCCAAGACGCTGGAGATGCTCTTCGCCACCCGCGTGGCCGGCGAGCGCCGCACAACCTACCAGGCACTGTTCCGCAGCGTGGCGAACGCCGGATACGCCGTCGGCGCCGGGATCGCCGCGCTCGGGCTCGCCGTCGCGACCCGCTCCGCCTACCAGGCGCTGATCATCGCCAACGCCCTGTCCTTCCTCGCGGCCGCCGTACTGGTGGCCCGGACCCGCGAGCCGCACGGCCACGGCCGGGTGGTGCAGCGCACCGACGGCGCCGGCGCCGCGGAACCGGCCGCCGTCGCGGCGAGCCCGTGGCGCGACCCCGGCTACCTCCGGTTCGTCCTGCTCGACACCGTGATGAGCCTCGACGACTCGATCCTGAACGTCGGACTGCCGCTGTGGCTGGTGCACAACACCGCGGCCCCGCACGCCGTGGTCCCGGCCTTCCTCGTGATCAACACTGGGCTCGTGGTCGCCCTGCAGCTACGGGTCTCGGCCCGCGTCGAGGAACCGCGTCAGGCTGCGCGCGCGGTGGGCCTGTACGGACTCGCGCTGCTCGCCTGCTGCGCGGTCCTGGCCGCCGCCGGCGGCGGGGCCTGGACCGCCTCGGCCGCCCTGCTCGTCGCTGCGATGCTGGTCACCGGCGCCGAGCTGATCCGGTCCGTGAGCTCCTGGGAGCTGGCCGTCTCCCTCGCGCCCCCGCACGCCCGTGCCTCGTACCTCGGCGTGGCCGGGATGGCGCAGTCCGTGCAGAAGTCTGCCGGCCCGCTGCTGCTGACCGGCGCCGTGATGACCGCCGGCCCCGCCGGCTGGCTGGTGCTCGGCGCCACCGTCGCCGGCCTGTCGGTGGTGCAGCGGCGCACCGCCCTGCGCCGGCTGGACCTCCTGCACCCGGAACCCGTACCGGCCGACCGGACTGGGCGTGCCAATTTACCGGTCGGCTGA
- a CDS encoding trypco2 family protein: MEFEVELRADAEAKAGFKVWAVGAETEAGLSRGRTHRVSFTLTPKLPDGTEVLVDGSDRAVGGV; encoded by the coding sequence ATGGAGTTCGAGGTCGAGCTGCGGGCGGACGCGGAGGCGAAGGCCGGGTTCAAAGTCTGGGCGGTCGGCGCGGAGACCGAGGCCGGCCTCTCACGCGGGCGCACGCACCGGGTGTCGTTCACCCTCACCCCGAAGCTTCCCGACGGCACCGAGGTCCTGGTTGACGGTTCGGATAGGGCTGTGGGGGGGGTGTGA
- a CDS encoding helix-turn-helix domain-containing protein, giving the protein MARRGRKRRLELEAEYWRLLAAGVGSVEACRRLGIGRKTGYRWRAENGGLQPDYLPEASCSGRYLSLLERRRIASLRGRGLAIREIAGLLGRAPSTVSRELRRNSRPHDYGRYDADLAHHRGRERAGRPRRSKLSTDPELKAEVQSKLDMEWSPEQIAAHLRTRWPDRPERHGTSATRPSTEPSTKVPRMA; this is encoded by the coding sequence ATGGCGAGGCGGGGACGTAAGCGCAGGCTGGAGCTCGAGGCCGAATACTGGCGTCTTCTGGCGGCCGGGGTGGGCAGCGTCGAGGCGTGCAGGCGCCTTGGGATCGGGCGCAAGACGGGCTACCGGTGGCGGGCGGAGAACGGTGGCCTGCAACCGGATTACCTCCCGGAAGCCTCGTGTTCGGGGCGGTACTTGTCGCTGCTGGAGCGTCGGAGGATCGCCTCGCTGCGCGGTCGCGGCCTGGCGATCCGGGAAATAGCCGGCCTGCTCGGACGGGCACCGTCGACGGTCAGCCGTGAGTTGCGGCGCAACAGCCGTCCACACGACTACGGCAGATACGACGCCGACCTGGCCCACCACCGTGGCCGCGAACGGGCCGGACGTCCCCGACGATCCAAACTGTCCACTGATCCCGAGCTCAAAGCAGAGGTTCAGTCCAAGCTGGACATGGAGTGGAGCCCGGAGCAGATCGCCGCCCATCTCAGGACCCGCTGGCCCGACCGTCCCGAGCGGCACGGCACCTCTGCGACGAGACCATCTACCGAGCCCTCTACCAAGGTGCCAAGGATGGCTTGA
- a CDS encoding BN159_2729 family protein: protein MTTILDIPTTTERELSERLQRLAAKFIVDLDRQGRLVEPGGAEALKRLRAQFEARRSHTAIYQAAVDSIVDDCSYPRAVAMQIADVLHLRGLLAEHDGPEPQHDREPDPASLAPDAAGARVVRRVKSPNTPREHAPAPELVEDRLPQMRPSAAIAADEATVVEPDAYPADWSEEYARAVTAAAKLQSDHATRPELSAVAAHRDCVTVAIKATSLDDWGYWLTAIGAPIAVTSHQAGYAQLAVGTVEGVEIHLTAHEVPRLLEEAADAAGEPFMMWGRIYDLTRGYRDRFDNFWSYLGERQESGMPLLCLRGTDGPMYPLGSIIVSNGPLSLVELPATGPTANVAGGEA, encoded by the coding sequence GTGACAACCATTCTCGATATCCCGACCACAACGGAACGAGAGCTGTCTGAGCGGCTGCAGAGGCTGGCCGCAAAATTCATCGTCGATCTGGACAGACAAGGACGGCTGGTGGAGCCTGGCGGAGCGGAGGCCCTCAAGCGCCTGCGCGCGCAATTCGAGGCACGGCGTAGCCATACAGCGATCTATCAGGCGGCCGTCGACTCCATCGTCGACGACTGCAGCTACCCCCGTGCTGTTGCCATGCAGATCGCAGACGTCCTGCACCTCAGAGGTCTCCTGGCCGAGCACGACGGTCCGGAGCCCCAGCACGACCGCGAACCGGACCCTGCGTCCCTTGCACCGGATGCAGCCGGCGCCCGGGTCGTGCGTCGCGTCAAATCGCCGAACACGCCGCGCGAACACGCGCCGGCGCCGGAGCTCGTCGAAGACCGGCTGCCGCAGATGCGTCCCTCCGCCGCCATCGCCGCCGACGAGGCGACTGTGGTCGAGCCGGACGCATATCCAGCGGACTGGTCCGAGGAATACGCTCGTGCTGTCACGGCTGCGGCCAAGCTGCAGTCTGACCATGCGACGCGCCCGGAGCTGTCAGCCGTAGCGGCCCATAGGGATTGCGTCACTGTCGCAATCAAGGCCACCTCGCTCGACGACTGGGGGTATTGGTTGACAGCGATCGGCGCTCCTATCGCTGTCACGAGCCATCAGGCGGGATACGCGCAGCTCGCTGTCGGAACCGTCGAGGGCGTAGAGATTCACCTCACCGCTCACGAAGTTCCGCGGCTGCTCGAAGAGGCGGCCGATGCCGCAGGCGAGCCCTTCATGATGTGGGGACGGATCTACGACCTCACCCGCGGATACCGCGACCGGTTCGACAATTTCTGGTCCTACCTCGGCGAGCGGCAGGAGAGCGGGATGCCGCTGCTGTGTCTACGGGGCACAGACGGACCGATGTACCCGCTCGGATCGATCATCGTGAGCAACGGACCGCTGAGTCTTGTCGAACTGCCTGCCACCGGTCCTACAGCCAACGTGGCTGGAGGCGAGGCATGA
- a CDS encoding sigma-70 family RNA polymerase sigma factor → MREPDLVARAQQGDPDAFAELYRQHHRAIFRFVYHRVGRNRALAEDITGEVFLRALSWLRTGAFSWRGAGFGGWLSVIARNKIADHFKSSQRREFPVYDMRDHDATVDSAEEAVLKHMEDDLVRQALARLLPPQRQVLELRYLQDHSVAEAALAIERNTGALKTLQYRAVQSLRAVYEEGSA, encoded by the coding sequence ATGAGAGAACCGGACCTCGTCGCCCGTGCCCAGCAGGGCGACCCGGACGCCTTCGCCGAGTTGTACCGGCAGCACCACCGCGCGATCTTCAGATTCGTTTACCACCGCGTCGGGAGAAACCGAGCGCTGGCCGAAGACATTACAGGCGAAGTCTTTCTTCGTGCATTGTCCTGGCTGCGCACAGGTGCATTCTCCTGGCGCGGAGCCGGGTTCGGCGGCTGGTTGAGCGTCATCGCCCGAAACAAGATTGCCGACCACTTCAAGAGCTCTCAGCGTCGCGAGTTCCCCGTCTACGACATGCGAGATCACGACGCGACGGTCGACAGCGCCGAAGAAGCTGTACTAAAGCACATGGAAGATGACCTGGTCCGGCAGGCACTCGCCCGACTGCTGCCACCTCAACGCCAGGTTCTCGAGTTGCGCTACCTGCAGGATCACTCGGTGGCCGAGGCCGCCCTCGCAATAGAACGCAACACTGGCGCGCTCAAGACGCTCCAGTATCGGGCCGTTCAGTCACTCCGTGCCGTCTATGAGGAGGGGTCAGCGTGA
- a CDS encoding transcriptional regulator, translating to MRSMEEPHQETREERKARVKAFGAYLTRKAIEAGFDVRPYKGGRAELARLLDTKPTTISRTLDGETLPLPQQVTKWAKILRVDPREMLVESGALPSEHGPDQSIRAVPSSTLTPEDAADAWGISDPKIRSMLLGGIEHAIQLQKETDAAEGRGAVARG from the coding sequence ATGCGCAGCATGGAAGAGCCCCACCAGGAGACACGCGAGGAGCGAAAAGCTCGCGTGAAGGCCTTCGGCGCCTATCTCACGCGGAAAGCGATCGAGGCCGGCTTCGACGTGAGGCCCTACAAGGGAGGCCGGGCCGAGCTGGCCCGTCTGCTCGATACGAAGCCCACGACGATCTCGCGGACCCTCGACGGCGAGACGCTTCCCCTTCCGCAGCAAGTCACGAAGTGGGCAAAGATCCTCCGCGTAGATCCACGGGAGATGTTGGTTGAAAGTGGTGCGCTTCCTTCAGAACATGGGCCCGATCAGTCAATTCGGGCGGTACCCTCATCAACACTCACCCCGGAAGACGCAGCCGACGCATGGGGGATCTCCGATCCCAAAATCCGCTCAATGCTCCTCGGAGGCATCGAACACGCCATCCAGCTGCAAAAAGAGACGGACGCCGCGGAGGGCCGGGGAGCCGTGGCAAGGGGGTAG
- a CDS encoding 2'-5' RNA ligase family protein, whose protein sequence is MAVHRRRPVFPFLDESRIDSGALADIGEVIGRHRPFEARFEHCGRFPGILYLVPEPDIPFRRLTEAVADRWPQNPPFGGGSSTRSSRI, encoded by the coding sequence ATGGCTGTTCACCGACGCCGACCGGTCTTCCCGTTCCTCGACGAGAGCCGCATCGACAGCGGTGCCCTCGCTGACATCGGAGAAGTGATCGGGCGTCACCGGCCCTTCGAGGCCCGGTTCGAGCACTGCGGGCGATTCCCGGGGATCTTGTATCTCGTCCCCGAACCGGACATCCCGTTCCGCCGGCTCACCGAGGCGGTCGCGGACCGGTGGCCGCAGAACCCGCCGTTCGGGGGGGGCAGTTCGACGAGGTCGTCCCGCATCTGA
- a CDS encoding putative quinol monooxygenase: MKKTLLAEFTAREGAQDEVARLIGDYAVKVREEEGNVAFDVYIKVAAPRAFWIFEVYRDEDAFQAHLNAPYGGPFNAALAPLIEEDASVLTFLNPLATHS, from the coding sequence GTGAAGAAGACCCTGCTCGCCGAGTTCACCGCCCGCGAGGGAGCGCAGGACGAGGTCGCCCGTCTGATCGGGGACTACGCCGTGAAGGTGCGCGAGGAAGAAGGGAACGTCGCCTTCGACGTCTACATCAAGGTAGCCGCCCCGCGCGCCTTCTGGATCTTCGAGGTATACCGGGACGAGGACGCCTTCCAGGCGCACCTGAACGCCCCGTACGGCGGTCCGTTCAACGCCGCACTCGCCCCGCTGATCGAGGAGGACGCCTCGGTGCTGACGTTCCTGAACCCGCTGGCCACGCATTCGTAG
- a CDS encoding carbohydrate kinase, producing the protein MSLRQITVLGECVADAFAEPASTSSELALRVLPGGGPANTAVALARLGTPARFLARLSGDVFGRLFRTHLEASGVDLSSAVRAAEPSTLAVAELDDQGQAAFSFHAQNTADWQWTAEELARVDLSETTCLHTGSLALVREPGAAVVEDFLATAAAGRTISIDPNVRPLLVHPDVYRARLAHWCALTDVLRLSEDDLELLLPGTQPEQACDTWHAAGARLVVITRGADGVLASLDGERIQVPAVPTVVADTVGAGDSFTAGLLHHLGARGLLGGRLSELRLDDVAEACRFAVQVAALTCSVAGPNPPWQSRLAQLATADHA; encoded by the coding sequence ATGAGCCTGCGTCAGATCACCGTCCTGGGGGAGTGCGTCGCGGACGCCTTCGCCGAACCCGCAAGTACCTCGAGCGAACTCGCCCTACGGGTCCTGCCTGGCGGCGGGCCTGCGAATACGGCGGTGGCGTTGGCCCGGCTCGGCACCCCGGCCCGCTTCCTCGCGCGCCTGTCCGGTGACGTGTTCGGCCGCCTCTTCCGCACCCATCTGGAGGCGTCCGGTGTGGACCTGTCGAGTGCCGTCCGGGCCGCTGAGCCCAGCACGCTGGCCGTGGCGGAACTGGACGACCAGGGGCAGGCCGCGTTCTCCTTCCACGCGCAGAACACGGCCGACTGGCAGTGGACGGCCGAGGAACTCGCGCGAGTGGACCTGTCCGAAACCACCTGTCTGCACACCGGGTCACTGGCCCTGGTCCGGGAGCCCGGCGCAGCGGTGGTTGAGGACTTCCTGGCTACGGCCGCTGCCGGCAGGACCATCAGCATCGACCCCAACGTCCGGCCCCTGCTGGTGCACCCCGACGTCTACCGTGCCCGGCTGGCGCACTGGTGCGCCCTCACCGATGTGCTCCGGCTGAGCGAGGACGACCTGGAGCTCCTGCTGCCGGGGACCCAGCCCGAGCAGGCGTGCGACACATGGCACGCGGCCGGGGCGCGACTGGTCGTGATCACGCGAGGTGCCGACGGTGTCCTGGCCTCGCTCGACGGCGAACGGATTCAGGTGCCCGCCGTGCCGACGGTCGTCGCAGATACGGTCGGGGCGGGGGACTCCTTCACTGCCGGACTGCTGCACCACCTCGGCGCCCGCGGCCTCCTCGGCGGCCGGCTGTCGGAACTTCGACTCGACGACGTCGCGGAAGCATGCCGGTTCGCCGTCCAGGTAGCGGCCCTGACCTGCTCTGTTGCCGGCCCCAACCCGCCGTGGCAGAGCCGGCTGGCGCAGCTCGCCACTGCCGACCACGCGTAA
- a CDS encoding sugar ABC transporter substrate-binding protein, translated as MSRTTRLSCSLLRTAAVAGVAALTLTACGSGSGSTSTGSGSGEVKVGLITKTDTNPFFVKMKEGAEKAAKAEGVKLMTAAGKFDGDNAGQVTAIENMVASGVKGILITPSDSKAIVPAIAKAKAKGVLVIALDTPTEPESAVDALFATDNLKAGQLIGEYAKAAMKGKTAKIAALDLAPGVSVGVQRHNGFLKGFGSTDKDVVCAQDTGGDQAKGQTAMENCLQKEPGINVVYTINEPAALGAYTALKAKGREKDVLIVSVDGGCTGTQAVKDGKIAATSQQYPLKMAAEGVKAVVTYAKDGKKASGYTDTGVTLITDKAQHGVTSKDTAYGLENCWG; from the coding sequence ATGTCTCGCACCACTCGCCTGTCCTGCTCCCTCCTCAGAACCGCCGCTGTCGCGGGCGTCGCAGCTCTCACCCTGACGGCCTGCGGATCAGGCTCCGGATCGACTTCCACCGGCTCCGGTTCCGGCGAGGTCAAGGTCGGTCTGATCACCAAGACCGACACCAACCCGTTCTTCGTGAAGATGAAGGAGGGAGCCGAGAAGGCCGCGAAGGCCGAGGGCGTCAAGCTGATGACGGCGGCCGGCAAATTCGACGGCGACAACGCCGGTCAGGTCACGGCCATCGAGAACATGGTCGCCTCCGGCGTGAAGGGCATCCTGATCACCCCGAGCGACTCCAAGGCCATCGTGCCCGCGATCGCGAAGGCCAAGGCCAAGGGTGTCCTGGTCATCGCCCTGGACACCCCGACCGAGCCCGAAAGCGCGGTTGACGCCCTCTTCGCCACCGATAACCTCAAGGCTGGCCAGCTGATCGGCGAGTACGCCAAGGCCGCCATGAAGGGCAAGACGGCGAAGATAGCCGCCCTCGACCTGGCGCCGGGCGTCTCCGTCGGAGTTCAGCGGCACAACGGTTTCCTGAAGGGCTTCGGCTCCACCGACAAGGACGTGGTCTGCGCCCAGGACACCGGCGGCGACCAGGCCAAGGGCCAGACGGCGATGGAGAACTGTCTCCAGAAGGAGCCGGGCATCAACGTCGTCTACACGATCAACGAGCCGGCCGCGCTGGGCGCGTACACCGCGCTGAAGGCCAAGGGCCGGGAGAAGGACGTGCTGATCGTCTCCGTCGACGGCGGCTGCACCGGGACCCAGGCGGTCAAGGACGGCAAGATCGCCGCGACTTCGCAGCAGTACCCGCTGAAGATGGCCGCCGAGGGCGTCAAGGCCGTCGTGACGTACGCCAAGGACGGCAAGAAGGCGTCCGGTTACACCGACACCGGCGTCACCCTGATCACCGACAAGGCGCAACACGGAGTCACGTCCAAGGACACCGCCTACGGCCTGGAGAACTGCTGGGGCTGA
- a CDS encoding ABC transporter permease translates to MTATTTPYAELKAPTAARRLLTAPTTGPLVALLLACAFFSLSTDQFLTGGNFSLIVQQVMVVGTLAIGQTLIILTAGIDLSCGAVMAFGSIVIAKMAAEGSVPPLVAIALGLVVCGGFGLLNGLLVQKIPLPPFIVTLGMLNVAFALTHIYSEEQTVTNLPGPLTALGETFPLGHTDITYGSLVTIALFLLLAYALSSTGWGRHVYALGNSPEAARLNGIRTSRLTIGIYTVAGLLYGIAALLLVSRTGVGDPQAGQTDNLDSITAVVLGGTSLFGGRGSVLGTFIGVLIVGVFRNGLQLMGVASIYQTLITGVLVILAVTVDQLSRKKAR, encoded by the coding sequence ATGACAGCCACGACCACGCCGTACGCCGAGCTCAAAGCACCGACCGCGGCCCGCAGACTGCTCACGGCGCCGACCACCGGCCCGCTGGTCGCCCTCCTCCTTGCCTGCGCCTTCTTCTCCCTCTCCACCGACCAGTTCCTCACCGGCGGGAACTTCTCGCTGATCGTGCAGCAGGTCATGGTCGTCGGCACCCTCGCCATCGGACAAACCCTGATCATCCTCACTGCGGGCATCGACCTGTCGTGCGGTGCAGTGATGGCCTTCGGCAGCATCGTGATCGCCAAGATGGCGGCCGAGGGCTCCGTCCCACCGCTCGTCGCGATCGCGCTGGGCCTGGTCGTCTGCGGTGGCTTCGGGCTGCTCAACGGGCTGCTGGTGCAGAAGATCCCGCTGCCGCCGTTCATCGTCACCCTCGGCATGCTCAACGTGGCGTTCGCGCTGACCCACATCTACTCCGAGGAGCAGACGGTCACCAATCTGCCGGGCCCGCTGACGGCGCTCGGGGAGACCTTCCCGCTCGGCCACACGGACATCACCTACGGCTCCCTGGTCACGATCGCCCTGTTCCTCCTCCTCGCCTACGCGCTGAGCAGCACCGGCTGGGGCCGGCACGTGTACGCGCTGGGCAACAGCCCGGAAGCGGCGCGGCTGAACGGCATCCGCACTTCCCGGCTGACCATCGGCATCTACACCGTGGCGGGTCTCCTCTACGGCATCGCCGCCCTGCTGCTCGTCTCCCGCACCGGAGTTGGCGACCCGCAGGCGGGGCAGACCGACAACCTCGACAGCATCACCGCCGTGGTCCTCGGCGGCACCAGCCTGTTCGGCGGACGCGGCTCGGTCCTGGGCACCTTCATCGGCGTCCTCATCGTCGGCGTGTTCCGCAACGGTCTCCAGCTGATGGGCGTCGCCTCCATCTACCAGACCCTGATCACCGGAGTCCTGGTGATCCTCGCGGTGACCGTCGACCAGCTCTCCCGGAAGAAGGCCCGATGA
- a CDS encoding ATP-binding cassette domain-containing protein: MTATSSLTPVLQARGLVKRYGHVTAIDGADFDLLPGEVLAVIGDNGAGKTSLIKALTGAVHPDAGEIRLNGEPITFSGPQSARAHGIETVYQDLAVAASMDIASNMFLGRELRRPGVLGNVFRMLDKNRMRQEAAEHMADLKIGLRSLTQSVETLSGGQRQAVAVARSVAWASSVVVMDEPTAALGVKESGQVLDLIRRVRDKGMPVVLISHNMPHVFEIADRIHVHRLGRRAAVIKPSDYSMAEVVAIMTGALTVDEAGDTVVADSEAAKAAGVQAT; encoded by the coding sequence ATGACCGCCACCTCCTCCCTCACGCCCGTGCTGCAGGCCCGCGGTCTGGTCAAGCGGTACGGCCATGTCACCGCCATCGACGGCGCAGACTTCGACCTGCTCCCCGGCGAGGTTCTCGCCGTGATCGGCGACAACGGCGCCGGCAAGACCAGCCTCATCAAGGCCCTCACCGGCGCGGTGCACCCCGACGCGGGCGAGATTCGCCTCAACGGCGAGCCCATCACCTTCTCCGGCCCGCAGAGCGCCCGCGCCCACGGCATCGAGACGGTCTATCAGGACCTCGCCGTGGCCGCCTCCATGGACATCGCCTCGAACATGTTCCTCGGACGTGAACTGCGGCGCCCCGGCGTCCTCGGCAACGTCTTCCGCATGCTCGACAAGAACCGCATGCGCCAGGAGGCCGCCGAGCACATGGCCGACCTGAAGATCGGCCTGCGCTCGCTGACACAGTCGGTGGAGACGCTCTCCGGCGGACAGCGGCAGGCCGTGGCGGTCGCCCGCTCCGTCGCCTGGGCCAGCAGCGTCGTCGTCATGGACGAACCCACCGCTGCCCTGGGCGTCAAGGAGTCCGGCCAGGTTCTCGACCTCATCCGCCGAGTCCGGGACAAGGGCATGCCGGTCGTTCTGATCAGCCACAACATGCCCCACGTCTTCGAGATCGCCGACCGGATCCACGTCCACCGCCTCGGTCGGCGTGCCGCCGTGATCAAGCCCTCCGACTACTCCATGGCCGAGGTCGTCGCCATCATGACCGGCGCTCTCACCGTCGACGAGGCTGGAGATACTGTCGTAGCGGATTCTGAGGCCGCGAAGGCCGCCGGAGTCCAGGCCACCTGA